From the genome of Pseudosulfitobacter sp. DSM 107133, one region includes:
- a CDS encoding ABC transporter ATP-binding protein — MTDPLFNIENLSLRLGGHQIYDGFSGVLPRGGLTGIVGPNGCGKSTLLRCLAGVQQPDAGRIVFQGAPLAGLAAAERAQRMAYLPQNPPLVPDMSVGGLVAKGRTPWRKAFRPLSGADHKAIDSALAATGLSDLRTTRLSALSGGQRQRVWLALALAQDTPVILLDEPTAFLDLQHQLLLLRLLRQLADERQRSIVMVLHELTLAGRFCDHVLGLRDGRLICAGPAEQAITPQTVAALYDLQADVARDPVFGKPVVFPRE, encoded by the coding sequence ATGACTGATCCTCTTTTTAACATTGAAAACCTGTCGCTGCGTCTGGGAGGCCACCAGATTTATGACGGCTTTTCGGGGGTTTTGCCCCGCGGTGGGCTGACCGGTATTGTCGGGCCGAACGGCTGCGGGAAGTCCACCTTGCTGCGTTGCCTTGCCGGGGTGCAACAGCCCGATGCAGGGCGGATTGTGTTTCAGGGCGCACCTCTGGCAGGCCTTGCTGCGGCCGAACGTGCGCAACGCATGGCCTATCTGCCACAAAACCCGCCGCTGGTGCCGGATATGAGCGTTGGCGGGCTGGTCGCCAAGGGGCGCACGCCCTGGCGCAAGGCATTTCGGCCCCTGTCAGGAGCGGACCATAAGGCCATCGACAGCGCGCTGGCCGCGACGGGTCTGTCCGACCTGCGCACAACCCGCCTGAGCGCGCTGTCGGGCGGGCAGCGGCAGCGGGTCTGGCTGGCTTTGGCGCTGGCACAGGACACGCCGGTGATATTGCTGGACGAACCCACCGCCTTTCTGGACTTGCAGCATCAACTGTTGCTGTTGCGGCTGCTGCGCCAGCTTGCGGATGAACGGCAGCGCAGCATTGTCATGGTATTGCACGAGCTGACCCTTGCGGGGCGGTTCTGCGATCATGTGCTGGGGCTGCGCGACGGGCGGTTGATCTGCGCAGGCCCGGCAGAGCAGGCGATTACGCCCCAGACGGTCGCGGCGCTGTATGATTTGCAGGCCGATGTGGCCCGCGATCCTGTCTTT